A window from Halomicrobium urmianum encodes these proteins:
- a CDS encoding ABC transporter permease translates to MLVPLPVARHLANRASGQVHFVRADRLPEGDPFDRQGAVVTLSAPSPVPPNGSVPVEVTVRNAEDAERSIPVAVTLGNQSAEESVTVPAGDERTVTVEFSAPPPGRHAVRVGDLSRTVTVAPRDAVRLGPLPERTPPNATLRVRARTPYGDPVRNATVAVGDRSVRTGADGAAWIEPGGPGERRIEVRAGDRAASRPIAVAPDATRRLPLTAEVRPDRPDALTRPTVRLRATNPWNRTVERRYEVSGPGDSSERTVRVAPGTNRTVEVPLARQPPGSYDVTVRSSAGTTRELSYTVTGDDRLASALASGGASGQSGIGQAVEAAFGNLRLVVAVVLGLATLMTVGGTTASFARAVHARRRTIGVYRATGASPVRVAAIVFRDALVVGALGTALAVPAGLLALRGLARADYLTVFGVRLSTTPSPALLAGVVLGALVVTALGGGLATAALLRVDPYRLFATGPDVSDERPGGGEP, encoded by the coding sequence GTGCTCGTCCCCCTGCCCGTCGCGCGCCACCTCGCGAACCGCGCTTCCGGACAGGTCCACTTCGTCCGGGCCGACCGGCTCCCCGAGGGCGACCCGTTCGACCGGCAGGGTGCGGTCGTCACACTTTCGGCCCCGTCGCCGGTCCCGCCGAACGGGAGCGTCCCCGTCGAGGTGACCGTGCGCAACGCCGAGGACGCGGAGCGATCGATTCCGGTCGCCGTCACGCTCGGAAACCAGTCTGCCGAGGAGTCGGTGACCGTGCCCGCCGGCGACGAGCGGACGGTTACCGTCGAGTTCTCAGCGCCGCCGCCGGGCCGGCACGCGGTCCGAGTCGGCGATTTGAGCCGGACTGTGACCGTCGCGCCGCGCGACGCCGTTCGCCTGGGACCGCTCCCGGAGCGCACCCCGCCGAACGCGACGCTGCGGGTCCGCGCCCGGACGCCGTACGGTGATCCCGTCCGGAACGCCACGGTCGCCGTCGGGGACCGGTCAGTCCGGACGGGTGCCGACGGAGCCGCGTGGATCGAACCGGGCGGACCGGGCGAGCGCCGGATCGAAGTCCGGGCGGGCGACCGGGCGGCGTCGCGGCCGATTGCCGTCGCGCCTGATGCGACGCGTCGGCTCCCCCTGACGGCCGAGGTCCGACCGGACCGCCCGGACGCGCTGACCCGCCCGACCGTCCGCCTGCGCGCGACGAACCCCTGGAACCGGACGGTCGAACGGCGCTACGAGGTCTCCGGACCGGGCGACTCGTCGGAGCGGACCGTACGCGTCGCGCCCGGGACGAACCGGACGGTCGAGGTCCCGCTGGCCCGCCAGCCGCCGGGGAGCTACGACGTGACCGTCCGATCGTCGGCGGGGACGACGCGGGAGCTATCTTACACAGTGACCGGCGACGACCGCCTCGCGTCGGCGCTGGCCAGCGGCGGCGCGAGCGGCCAGTCGGGCATCGGACAGGCCGTCGAGGCGGCCTTCGGCAACCTCCGGCTGGTGGTTGCCGTCGTGCTCGGCCTGGCGACGCTGATGACTGTCGGCGGGACGACGGCGTCGTTCGCCCGCGCGGTCCACGCCCGGCGGCGGACGATCGGCGTCTACCGGGCGACCGGGGCCTCGCCGGTCCGGGTGGCGGCGATCGTGTTCCGCGACGCGCTCGTCGTCGGCGCTCTGGGGACCGCTCTCGCCGTCCCGGCCGGACTGCTCGCGCTGCGGGGACTCGCGCGCGCCGACTACCTCACCGTCTTCGGCGTGCGCCTGTCGACGACGCCCTCGCCGGCCCTGCTGGCGGGCGTCGTCCTCGGCGCGCTCGTCGTGACCGCGCTGGGGGGCGGGCTGGCGACCGCGGCGCTGCTCCGGGTCGATCCCTACCGGCTGTTCGCGACCGGGCCCGACGTCAGCGACGAGCGCCCGGGGGGAGGGGAGCCGTGA
- a CDS encoding FtsX-like permease family protein has translation MVVVALAIAFLTGTVLLVVTAGDRTTAVAAGYDAGSTVATHGSVAAAAATGDGAAVVPFAVVDGADGERRYALDGGDARAAGLLPADGGGSDGGDGGSEAVVTLGAADERATVELRGSDGAVEATVAPRGGRGPVPPEWYVAPSDTVEQLGTTGAFVVRDAPEGTVPRDGVPLRAALAFFAFGTEEALGALAVVAGGSALLVAVVVYSVTRMTVRDRRAAIRIVRSTGAPPQVVLGLFAARAGLLVVAGVALGYAVGVVAVNAAVNVAVFAGLPTSLAPRVTPTVAAVVAAGGGAAALIGAVSGGLAAWPAARCDPADVGTERRRDGRLAARLSILDARALVPTAATLTVFVAFVVLVAGVAGVVGPLTAGGATVSEPGAVHPIASSVPATYAAALRDRGIDASPEVLLFEASDGQPYAARGANYSAFASVTDAELVAGRPPNGTGEAVVGRDLAATLDVGPGDSVTMGGSTDAGLHRVRIVGVFAAPGPYDD, from the coding sequence GTGGTCGTCGTCGCCCTGGCCATCGCCTTCCTCACCGGGACGGTCCTGCTGGTGGTCACGGCCGGCGACCGGACCACCGCCGTCGCCGCCGGCTACGACGCCGGGTCGACGGTCGCGACTCACGGCTCTGTCGCCGCGGCGGCGGCGACCGGCGACGGCGCGGCCGTCGTGCCCTTCGCCGTCGTCGACGGAGCCGACGGGGAGCGACGGTACGCCCTCGACGGAGGGGACGCCCGCGCGGCCGGACTGCTGCCCGCTGACGGCGGCGGCAGCGACGGCGGCGACGGGGGCAGCGAGGCGGTCGTCACGCTCGGAGCGGCGGACGAGCGCGCGACGGTCGAACTTCGCGGGTCGGACGGGGCCGTCGAGGCGACGGTGGCCCCCAGGGGCGGCCGCGGTCCGGTGCCGCCGGAGTGGTACGTCGCGCCGTCCGACACCGTCGAGCAACTGGGGACGACGGGGGCGTTCGTCGTCAGAGACGCGCCCGAGGGGACGGTCCCGCGGGACGGCGTCCCGCTGCGGGCGGCGCTGGCCTTCTTCGCGTTCGGGACCGAGGAGGCGCTCGGGGCGCTGGCCGTCGTCGCCGGGGGGAGCGCGCTGCTGGTCGCGGTCGTGGTCTACAGCGTCACACGGATGACCGTGCGGGACCGGCGGGCGGCGATCCGGATCGTCCGGTCGACGGGCGCGCCGCCGCAGGTAGTGTTAGGGCTGTTCGCCGCCCGGGCCGGCCTGCTGGTAGTCGCCGGGGTCGCGCTGGGCTACGCCGTCGGCGTCGTCGCCGTCAACGCCGCGGTGAACGTCGCGGTGTTCGCGGGCCTGCCGACGAGCCTCGCGCCGCGGGTCACGCCGACCGTGGCCGCCGTCGTCGCGGCCGGCGGGGGCGCTGCGGCCCTGATCGGCGCGGTCAGCGGCGGGCTCGCGGCGTGGCCGGCCGCCCGCTGCGACCCGGCCGACGTCGGAACCGAGCGCCGACGGGACGGCCGCCTCGCCGCTCGCCTCTCGATTCTCGACGCCCGCGCGCTGGTCCCGACGGCGGCGACGCTGACGGTCTTCGTGGCCTTCGTCGTGCTCGTGGCGGGCGTCGCCGGCGTGGTCGGCCCGCTGACGGCCGGCGGCGCGACCGTCTCAGAGCCCGGGGCGGTCCACCCCATCGCCAGTTCGGTGCCTGCGACCTACGCGGCCGCACTGCGGGACCGCGGGATCGACGCCAGCCCGGAGGTTCTGCTGTTCGAGGCCAGCGACGGCCAGCCGTACGCCGCGCGGGGGGCCAACTACTCGGCGTTCGCGTCGGTCACCGACGCCGAGCTGGTCGCCGGCCGACCGCCGAACGGGACCGGCGAGGCCGTCGTCGGGCGTGACCTCGCGGCGACGCTCGACGTCGGCCCGGGCGACTCGGTCACGATGGGCGGGAGCACCGACGCCGGCCTCCACCGCGTGCGGATCGTCGGCGTCTTCGCCGCGCCGGGGCCGTACGACGACTAG